The Pseudofrankia inefficax genome window below encodes:
- a CDS encoding DUF4411 family protein has translation MYLVDSDVLITAKNTYYAFDIVPAFWDWLARAHAAGQVFA, from the coding sequence ATGTATCTCGTCGACTCCGACGTGTTGATCACTGCGAAGAACACCTACTACGCCTTCGACATCGTGCCGGCGTTCTGGGACTGGCTGGCTCGCGCCCATGCCGCCGGTCAGGTGTTCGCGTAG
- a CDS encoding DUF4286 family protein, whose protein sequence is MPRGIMVVQSSPASPEQDAAFNKWYDEDHLPEMLAVAGFTAARRYRLRATGPIKAPDSVQGYLAVYEVEADDLDAALVAMRSRPPGTASDALSLKPPPVVLFYELLSEVTAPPAEEPG, encoded by the coding sequence ATGCCCAGAGGAATCATGGTCGTGCAGTCCAGCCCGGCGAGCCCGGAGCAGGACGCCGCCTTCAACAAGTGGTACGACGAGGACCACCTCCCGGAGATGCTGGCCGTCGCGGGTTTCACCGCCGCGCGCCGCTACCGGCTGCGCGCCACCGGCCCGATCAAGGCGCCGGACTCCGTGCAGGGCTACCTGGCCGTCTACGAGGTCGAGGCTGACGACCTGGACGCCGCCCTGGTCGCGATGCGGTCCCGGCCGCCGGGCACCGCCAGCGACGCGCTCTCCCTGAAGCCGCCGCCCGTCGTCCTGTTCTACGAGCTGCTCAGCGAGGTCACCGCCCCGCCAGCCGAGGAACCCGGGTGA
- a CDS encoding DUF4411 family protein, giving the protein MLAGADELATWMRQQPASFRVAPGTADAPSMAKVARWANGAGYAQGAAATFLGSADFFLVSQALTLNRSVVTNEKPEPGSRKKIKIPDACNAVGVRWTNSFQMLKQEKARFVL; this is encoded by the coding sequence GTGCTGGCCGGTGCCGACGAACTCGCCACCTGGATGCGCCAGCAGCCCGCCTCTTTCCGGGTCGCCCCGGGAACCGCGGACGCACCGTCGATGGCCAAGGTGGCCCGGTGGGCCAATGGCGCGGGCTACGCGCAGGGAGCGGCTGCCACGTTTCTCGGGTCCGCGGACTTCTTCCTCGTCTCCCAGGCCCTCACCCTCAACCGCAGCGTCGTCACCAACGAAAAGCCAGAGCCCGGGTCCAGGAAGAAAATCAAGATCCCGGATGCCTGCAACGCCGTCGGCGTCCGCTGGACGAACTCCTTCCAGATGCTCAAGCAGGAGAAAGCACGGTTCGTTCTCTGA
- a CDS encoding FadR/GntR family transcriptional regulator: protein MPPSRRRPISAPRVAETIAATLRERILSSTAGDAYRLPTQEQLVEEFGVSYPSVREALRILETEGLVTVRRGNVGGGEVHRPDSASSAYHLGLVLQAERVTLGDLAGGLRLFEPLCAAECARRPDRLTAVVPILRANIETSVQLVGTEVAFTQTAREFHELVVALTPNATVRTVVSSLVALWSAQEVRWAELLTSQGRYPAEHNAQAVVRTHRRILAEIEAGRAAEAERIARAHLAATQALLVDRFDDDVVNAASAKLWQSESPGNPTRPTSRI from the coding sequence GTGCCGCCGAGCCGCCGCAGGCCCATCTCCGCGCCGCGGGTCGCCGAGACCATCGCGGCGACGCTGCGTGAGCGCATCCTGTCCAGCACCGCCGGCGACGCCTACCGGCTGCCGACCCAGGAGCAGCTGGTCGAGGAGTTCGGGGTCAGCTACCCGTCCGTCCGGGAGGCGCTGCGGATCCTGGAGACCGAGGGCCTGGTGACCGTCCGGCGCGGGAACGTCGGCGGTGGCGAGGTGCACCGGCCGGACTCCGCGTCCTCGGCCTACCACCTCGGCCTGGTCCTGCAGGCCGAACGGGTGACCCTCGGCGACCTGGCCGGCGGGCTGCGGCTGTTCGAGCCGCTGTGCGCCGCGGAGTGCGCTCGCCGGCCCGACCGTCTCACGGCCGTCGTGCCCATCCTGCGGGCCAACATCGAGACCTCCGTCCAGCTGGTCGGCACCGAGGTCGCCTTCACCCAGACCGCGCGGGAGTTCCACGAGCTCGTCGTCGCCCTCACCCCGAACGCGACCGTCCGCACCGTCGTCAGCAGCCTGGTCGCGCTGTGGTCCGCGCAGGAGGTGCGGTGGGCCGAGCTGTTGACCAGCCAGGGCCGCTACCCCGCGGAGCACAACGCCCAGGCGGTCGTCCGCACGCACCGGCGCATCCTGGCCGAGATCGAGGCCGGCCGGGCGGCCGAGGCCGAACGGATCGCCCGCGCCCACCTGGCCGCCACCCAGGCACTGCTGGTCGACCGCTTCGACGACGACGTCGTCAACGCCGCCTCAGCCAAACTCTGGCAGTCCGAGTCCCCCGGCAACCCGACCCGCCCCACCAGCCGCATCTGA
- a CDS encoding SDR family NAD(P)-dependent oxidoreductase — protein sequence MTLPGDGFRLDGRVAIVTGASSGLGAAVARALAAVGARVAIVARREDRLAALAKEIDGLAVGADLLEADQVDTVVPRVAAELGGPQILVNAAGNIFSQARAEDESADALARTLALNLVAPFRLSQQAFPHMREAGRGSIVHISSISGLVGIGSIPQASYAASKAGLSGLTSELAVQWARHRIRVNTVAPGFFRSEITGDLFDTESGQKWLHRNTPLPDDATPEDIVGAVLWLAGDAARFVTGQTIAVDGGWTAR from the coding sequence ATGACGCTGCCGGGAGACGGGTTTCGGCTGGACGGGCGGGTCGCGATCGTCACCGGGGCCTCGTCGGGGCTCGGTGCCGCCGTCGCGCGGGCGCTCGCCGCCGTCGGGGCGCGGGTCGCGATCGTGGCCCGGCGCGAGGACCGGCTGGCCGCGCTCGCCAAGGAGATCGACGGCCTCGCCGTCGGCGCCGACCTGCTGGAGGCGGACCAGGTCGACACAGTCGTCCCGCGGGTGGCGGCCGAGCTGGGGGGCCCGCAGATCCTGGTCAACGCCGCCGGCAACATCTTCAGCCAGGCCCGCGCCGAGGACGAGTCCGCCGACGCCCTCGCCCGGACGCTGGCGCTGAACCTGGTCGCGCCGTTCCGGCTGAGCCAGCAGGCGTTCCCGCACATGCGGGAGGCCGGGCGCGGCTCGATCGTCCACATCTCGTCGATCAGCGGGCTCGTCGGCATCGGTTCCATCCCGCAGGCGTCCTACGCGGCCAGCAAGGCCGGGCTGTCTGGGCTGACCTCCGAACTCGCGGTCCAGTGGGCCCGCCACCGGATCCGGGTGAACACCGTGGCGCCCGGCTTCTTCCGCAGCGAGATCACCGGAGACCTGTTCGACACGGAGAGCGGCCAGAAGTGGCTGCACCGCAACACCCCGCTGCCCGACGACGCGACCCCCGAGGACATCGTCGGCGCGGTCCTCTGGCTGGCCGGCGACGCCGCCCGCTTCGTCACCGGCCAGACCATCGCCGTCGACGGCGGCTGGACCGCCCGCTAG
- a CDS encoding acyl-CoA dehydrogenase family protein — MEYDLGPGAARLRERLRALVAEHVPVDYLGAFTPDPADLDVAQRFCRTLADEGLLCMAWPEEFGGSGASLWEQTVVREEMWAAHEPRGAQYMGVNWVGPTIMRHGTAAQQAQHLPPIARGEVIWCQGFSEPGSGSDLASLRTAARPERDGDGAGGRAWRVHGQKIWTSYATMAQWCFLLARTTTGGRKQAGLTIFLVPMDAPGIEVRPIDCMMGPHHLNEVFFDGVRVTEADVLGTVDDGWSVVQEVLAFERVGIARYARCERLLQAAPEVLGGAWADLPPELHGRWARLLVHARRARLLAYRVVSRQGTGQVSPVDSAAYRIAVTKLDQDSAEVLMEIIAQAALTGADGEYYRREVEDHARYSVSATVASGSIEMQRILLSRALLAASSAPTSTSRGTA; from the coding sequence ATGGAGTACGACCTCGGTCCCGGCGCGGCCCGGTTACGCGAGCGCCTGCGCGCACTCGTCGCCGAGCATGTGCCCGTGGACTATCTCGGCGCCTTCACGCCCGATCCCGCCGACCTCGACGTCGCGCAGCGGTTCTGCCGGACACTCGCGGACGAGGGCCTGCTGTGCATGGCCTGGCCGGAGGAGTTCGGCGGGAGCGGCGCGTCGCTGTGGGAGCAGACCGTCGTCCGCGAGGAGATGTGGGCCGCCCACGAGCCGCGCGGCGCCCAGTACATGGGCGTCAACTGGGTCGGGCCGACGATCATGCGGCACGGCACCGCGGCGCAGCAGGCCCAGCACCTGCCGCCGATCGCGCGCGGCGAGGTGATCTGGTGTCAGGGTTTCTCCGAGCCCGGCTCCGGCTCCGACCTCGCCTCACTGCGCACCGCCGCCCGGCCGGAGCGGGACGGCGACGGCGCCGGTGGCCGCGCCTGGCGCGTGCACGGCCAGAAGATCTGGACCTCGTACGCGACGATGGCGCAGTGGTGTTTCCTGCTCGCCCGGACCACGACCGGCGGCCGTAAGCAGGCCGGCCTGACGATCTTCCTGGTGCCGATGGACGCGCCGGGGATCGAGGTCCGCCCGATCGACTGCATGATGGGCCCGCACCACCTCAACGAGGTGTTCTTCGACGGTGTGCGGGTGACCGAGGCCGACGTGCTCGGCACCGTCGACGACGGCTGGTCCGTCGTCCAGGAGGTGCTGGCCTTCGAACGGGTCGGCATCGCCCGCTACGCCCGCTGCGAGCGGCTGCTGCAGGCCGCGCCCGAGGTGCTCGGCGGTGCCTGGGCGGACCTGCCGCCCGAGCTGCACGGCCGCTGGGCCCGGCTGCTGGTGCACGCCCGGCGGGCCCGGTTGCTCGCCTACCGCGTCGTCTCCCGCCAGGGCACCGGCCAGGTCAGCCCGGTCGACTCGGCCGCCTACCGGATCGCGGTGACGAAGCTGGACCAGGACAGCGCCGAGGTCCTGATGGAGATCATCGCGCAGGCAGCGCTGACCGGTGCCGACGGCGAGTACTACCGCCGCGAGGTGGAGGACCACGCCCGCTACTCGGTCTCGGCCACGGTCGCCTCCGGCAGCATCGAGATGCAGCGCATCCTGCTCTCTCGCGCCCTGCTCGCGGCCTCCAGCGCACCGACCTCGACCTCAAGGGGGACCGCGTGA
- a CDS encoding N-acyl-D-amino-acid deacylase family protein encodes MHDVVIRGGEVVDGTGVPARPADVAIDGDRVTAVGTVVERGRRELDAAGRLVTPGFVDIHTHLDAQLFWDPVASPSSWHGVTTLVLGNCGVTFAPVRAGQERYLAEMMEAVEDIPADTIMEGLGDWGWETYGDYLRALGGRDLGVNVGGLVGHCALRYYVMGERGLDDTPAGEDDLAAMAAVVGAAIDAGALGFSTSRSFLHTVPDGRPVPGTYARPEELAAIAGALAARGRGTIEVVPRIGERDGATRQNSVAELAWMEDVSRASGRPLTFAITQSDRRPDLWSWVMDQVRAARARGADLRPQTSARGIGIHYGLAARTPYENLPVWAEVWSRPLADRLAAIADGSVRARLVAAADEPANLAGPLAPKDPARLYLLRPGPAGYDVRPENSLAADAARRGVSPAAAFLAFLTETAGNGLLYYPVLNQDLDAVAAMLTNPDVVVGVADAGAHVAMTMDAGQSTYLLKHWVRERGLLGIEHAVHKLTLEGAQLFGINDRGVLVPGAFADVNVLDLDRLDLDTPVMRADLPLGAQRFVQRARGYDYTLVNGAVLVEDDELTDARPGQLVTAS; translated from the coding sequence ATGCATGACGTCGTGATCCGCGGCGGTGAGGTCGTCGACGGCACCGGGGTCCCAGCCCGGCCGGCCGACGTCGCCATCGACGGCGACCGCGTCACCGCGGTCGGCACCGTCGTCGAGCGCGGCCGCCGGGAGCTCGACGCCGCCGGCCGGCTGGTGACCCCCGGCTTCGTCGACATCCACACCCACCTCGACGCCCAGCTGTTCTGGGACCCCGTCGCGAGCCCGTCCAGCTGGCACGGGGTGACGACGCTCGTTCTCGGCAACTGCGGGGTCACGTTCGCGCCGGTCCGCGCCGGCCAGGAGCGCTACCTCGCGGAGATGATGGAGGCCGTCGAGGACATCCCCGCCGACACGATCATGGAGGGCCTCGGCGACTGGGGCTGGGAGACCTACGGCGACTATCTGCGGGCCCTCGGCGGCCGCGATCTCGGGGTGAACGTCGGCGGCCTCGTCGGCCACTGCGCGCTGCGGTACTACGTCATGGGCGAGCGCGGCCTCGACGACACCCCGGCCGGCGAGGACGACCTGGCCGCGATGGCCGCCGTCGTCGGCGCGGCGATCGACGCGGGCGCGCTGGGCTTCTCCACCTCACGCAGCTTCCTGCACACGGTCCCCGACGGCCGCCCGGTGCCGGGCACCTACGCCCGCCCCGAGGAGCTGGCCGCGATCGCGGGGGCGCTCGCCGCCCGCGGCCGCGGCACGATCGAGGTCGTCCCGCGCATCGGTGAGCGCGACGGCGCCACCCGGCAGAACTCGGTCGCCGAGCTCGCCTGGATGGAGGACGTCAGCCGTGCCTCCGGTCGCCCCCTCACCTTCGCGATCACCCAGAGCGACCGCCGGCCCGACCTGTGGTCCTGGGTGATGGACCAGGTCCGCGCCGCCCGGGCCCGGGGCGCCGACCTGCGCCCGCAGACGTCCGCCCGTGGCATCGGCATCCACTACGGCCTGGCGGCCCGGACTCCCTACGAGAACCTGCCGGTCTGGGCCGAGGTCTGGTCGCGCCCGCTGGCCGACCGGCTCGCCGCGATCGCCGACGGCTCCGTCCGCGCGCGCCTGGTCGCGGCGGCGGACGAGCCGGCCAACCTCGCCGGCCCCCTCGCGCCCAAGGACCCGGCCCGGCTCTACCTGCTGCGGCCCGGCCCGGCCGGCTACGACGTGCGACCCGAGAACAGCCTGGCCGCCGACGCCGCCCGCCGCGGCGTCTCGCCCGCGGCGGCCTTCCTCGCCTTCCTGACCGAGACCGCGGGGAACGGGCTGCTCTACTACCCCGTGCTCAACCAGGACCTCGACGCCGTCGCCGCCATGCTCACGAACCCCGACGTGGTCGTCGGGGTCGCGGACGCCGGCGCGCACGTCGCGATGACGATGGACGCCGGCCAGAGCACCTACCTGCTCAAGCACTGGGTCCGCGAGCGCGGCCTGCTCGGCATCGAGCACGCGGTGCACAAGCTGACCCTCGAAGGCGCCCAGCTGTTCGGGATCAACGACCGTGGCGTGCTCGTCCCCGGCGCGTTCGCCGACGTCAACGTGCTCGACCTGGACCGGCTCGACCTGGACACTCCGGTGATGCGCGCCGACCTTCCACTCGGCGCCCAGCGGTTCGTGCAGCGGGCCCGTGGCTACGACTACACCCTCGTCAACGGCGCCGTCCTGGTCGAGGACGACGAGCTGACCGACGCGCGCCCCGGCCAGCTCGTCACGGCCAGCTGA
- a CDS encoding branched-chain amino acid ABC transporter permease/ATP-binding protein, with translation MSQLWQFALIGLAGGGAYALVALGVVAVYRGSGVLNFAQGAIGMVGSYVFWDLHAGSEGGAGLYGGTTSSGAVASLPVAPAMLIGVASGAVLGLLFYLLVVRLLRNVPDMAKVVATLGLMLLLQSAVVKRYGTESHLLPPLFGRGKIKILGGLVTYDTLAILVVTIGLAVGLSLMFSRTKLGMNATALRENPTAASGIGISPHPTGLITWGVGGAMAAFAGILLIPVIGLTPDALTLLVIPAMAAALVGRFNAVWTTVAIGLALGVAESVMRRYSINNGVISSVPFAVIIVTVVLGGAAMPGRGEALSGRLPRAGSGRLRPVTGLVWVLAAVAIPLFAAPSWSAAMTNSALFGLLGLSVVVVTGYAGQISVACAALAGFGSFAAARASSDLHLPFLVCLIVGTAAAVLLGVVFGAPAVRVRGVNLAIVTLGLSLAVENLVLSQPKMTGGLDGLHIHRPNLFGLDLSPSAHPDRFAYVCIAAFVLCGLAVLNLRRGEAGRRLLAVRANERGAAALGVSVPGTKLGAFAISAGIAGLAGALSAFQFQLADFTDFGVFRSISVLAFTVVGGVGFVAGAVFAATTAVGGVVATAISDLLSVDSIDAWLSIATGLVVLDAMVRSPSGIVPAQAALKDAVVRLVARAARRGPAPAAGDGGHAGAAAATAGGPVSFEPSCPVPAGETVLVARDIRVTYGTAVAVDGVSFELAAGRVVGVIGPNGAGKTSLIDAVTGFTRTSGGSVELLGRDISALRAPARARHGLGRTFQNLELFDDLSVRENVLTGLDGRGPLAYVRDLFWPRRGVLSDAAAAAVTLLGLDDVLDTVVADLPQGRRRMVAIARLVAQRPAAVLLDEPAAGLNGSERRTASELFRLLARQSGAAVLLVEHNIDVVAATCDHVVVLDFGRVIASGSPDEVLCDPAVRAAYLGKLSGEAQGEPAAEPEPAAETVVEAGGPIAPVAG, from the coding sequence TTGTCGCAGCTTTGGCAGTTCGCCCTGATCGGATTAGCCGGCGGCGGCGCGTACGCGCTCGTCGCGCTCGGCGTCGTCGCGGTCTACCGGGGCTCGGGCGTCCTGAACTTCGCCCAGGGCGCCATCGGCATGGTCGGCAGCTACGTCTTCTGGGACCTGCACGCCGGTAGCGAGGGCGGCGCCGGCCTCTATGGCGGCACCACCAGCAGTGGCGCCGTCGCCTCGCTGCCGGTCGCGCCCGCGATGCTGATCGGCGTGGCCAGCGGCGCGGTGCTGGGGCTGCTGTTCTATCTGCTCGTGGTCCGGCTGCTGCGCAACGTCCCGGACATGGCCAAGGTGGTCGCCACGCTCGGCCTCATGCTGCTGTTGCAGAGCGCGGTCGTGAAGCGGTACGGCACCGAGTCCCACCTGCTGCCCCCGCTGTTCGGCCGGGGCAAGATCAAGATTCTGGGCGGGCTGGTCACCTACGACACCCTGGCCATCCTGGTCGTCACGATCGGGCTCGCCGTCGGGCTGTCGCTGATGTTCTCGCGGACGAAGCTCGGGATGAACGCGACCGCGCTGCGGGAGAACCCGACCGCCGCCAGCGGGATCGGCATCTCCCCGCACCCCACCGGCCTGATCACCTGGGGCGTCGGCGGCGCCATGGCCGCGTTCGCCGGCATCCTGCTGATCCCGGTCATCGGGCTGACGCCGGACGCGCTCACCCTGCTGGTGATCCCGGCGATGGCGGCGGCGCTCGTCGGTCGGTTCAACGCCGTGTGGACGACGGTCGCCATCGGGCTCGCGCTCGGTGTCGCCGAGTCGGTGATGCGTCGCTACAGCATCAACAACGGTGTCATCTCCTCCGTCCCGTTCGCCGTGATCATCGTGACCGTGGTCCTCGGCGGCGCGGCGATGCCCGGGCGGGGCGAGGCCCTGAGCGGCCGGCTGCCGCGGGCGGGCAGCGGCCGGCTGCGCCCGGTGACCGGGCTGGTCTGGGTCCTCGCCGCCGTGGCGATCCCGCTGTTCGCCGCCCCGTCCTGGTCGGCGGCGATGACCAACAGCGCGCTGTTCGGTCTGCTGGGTCTGTCCGTCGTCGTCGTCACCGGCTACGCGGGGCAGATCAGCGTCGCGTGCGCGGCGCTCGCCGGCTTCGGGTCGTTCGCCGCCGCCCGGGCCAGCAGCGACCTGCACCTGCCGTTCCTGGTCTGCCTGATCGTCGGCACCGCGGCGGCCGTGCTGCTGGGAGTCGTCTTCGGTGCTCCCGCCGTGCGGGTCCGCGGCGTCAACCTGGCGATCGTCACGCTGGGCCTGTCCCTCGCGGTCGAGAACCTGGTGCTCAGCCAGCCGAAGATGACCGGCGGCCTTGACGGGCTGCACATCCACCGCCCGAACCTGTTCGGCCTCGACCTCAGCCCGTCCGCGCATCCCGACCGGTTCGCCTACGTGTGCATCGCGGCCTTCGTCCTGTGCGGCCTGGCGGTGCTGAACCTACGTCGCGGTGAGGCCGGACGGCGGCTGCTCGCGGTGCGGGCCAACGAACGGGGCGCGGCCGCCCTCGGCGTGTCGGTGCCCGGCACCAAGCTCGGTGCCTTCGCCATCTCGGCCGGCATCGCCGGGCTCGCCGGCGCGCTGTCGGCCTTCCAGTTCCAGCTCGCGGACTTCACCGACTTCGGGGTCTTCCGGTCGATCTCGGTGCTCGCCTTCACGGTCGTCGGCGGGGTCGGCTTCGTCGCCGGCGCGGTGTTCGCCGCGACGACCGCGGTCGGCGGCGTCGTCGCGACCGCCATCTCCGACCTGCTGAGCGTCGACTCGATCGACGCGTGGCTCTCGATCGCGACCGGGCTCGTCGTGCTCGACGCGATGGTGCGCTCGCCGAGCGGCATCGTCCCGGCCCAGGCGGCGCTGAAGGACGCCGTCGTCCGGCTGGTGGCGCGCGCCGCGCGGCGCGGCCCGGCGCCGGCGGCCGGCGACGGCGGTCACGCGGGTGCCGCCGCCGCGACGGCGGGTGGTCCGGTGTCCTTCGAGCCGAGCTGCCCCGTTCCCGCCGGCGAGACGGTGCTCGTCGCCCGCGACATCCGGGTGACCTACGGGACAGCGGTCGCCGTCGACGGGGTGTCCTTCGAGCTGGCCGCCGGCCGCGTGGTCGGGGTGATCGGGCCGAACGGCGCCGGCAAGACCAGCCTCATCGACGCCGTGACGGGCTTCACCAGGACGTCCGGCGGATCCGTCGAGCTGCTCGGACGGGACATCAGCGCCCTGCGCGCACCGGCCCGCGCCCGCCACGGCCTTGGGCGCACGTTCCAGAACCTGGAGCTGTTCGACGACCTGTCGGTCCGCGAGAACGTCCTCACCGGCCTGGACGGCCGGGGCCCGCTGGCCTACGTGCGGGACCTGTTCTGGCCGCGCCGCGGGGTGCTGTCGGACGCGGCGGCCGCGGCCGTCACCCTGCTCGGGCTCGACGACGTGCTGGACACCGTGGTGGCCGACCTGCCGCAGGGCCGGCGGCGGATGGTGGCGATCGCCCGTCTGGTCGCGCAGCGGCCGGCGGCGGTGCTGCTCGACGAGCCGGCCGCGGGCCTGAACGGCTCGGAGCGACGCACGGCCAGCGAGCTGTTCCGCCTGCTCGCGCGCCAGTCCGGCGCCGCCGTGCTGCTGGTCGAGCACAACATCGACGTGGTGGCCGCGACCTGCGACCACGTGGTGGTGCTCGACTTCGGCCGGGTCATCGCGTCGGGCTCGCCGGACGAGGTGCTGTGTGACCCGGCGGTCCGCGCCGCCTATCTGGGCAAGCTCAGCGGCGAGGCGCAGGGCGAGCCAGCCGCCGAGCCGGAGCCGGCCGCCGAGACGGTCGTGGAGGCCGGCGGCCCGATCGCTCCGGTGGCGGGATAG
- a CDS encoding TetR/AcrR family transcriptional regulator has product MAEQPTVEQTAASDGASEAAEARPRPRRLTAEARKSSILKAARQAFVETGDMNGTTIKQIAERGGISEGVIYRHFESKDQLFYEAIFEPLRQAVDELVAATEVVDLDEPLTPERQLETLNGLYRQLIATLEEILPLLGLVLFGDPKVARRFYRKHFTVAMDRLAEAWREVEDRYGFEFESPDISARAVMGIALVLALESRHNDLFNKDRAVTLVSQSTVKGFFPTLEPTRRRR; this is encoded by the coding sequence ATGGCCGAGCAGCCGACCGTGGAGCAGACGGCGGCGTCCGACGGCGCGAGCGAGGCCGCCGAGGCCAGGCCGCGGCCGCGACGGCTGACCGCCGAGGCCCGCAAGAGCTCCATTCTGAAGGCGGCCCGGCAGGCGTTCGTCGAGACCGGCGACATGAACGGGACCACCATCAAGCAGATCGCCGAACGCGGCGGTATCAGCGAAGGTGTGATCTACCGGCACTTCGAGAGCAAGGACCAGCTCTTCTACGAGGCGATCTTCGAGCCGCTGCGCCAGGCGGTGGACGAGCTGGTCGCGGCCACCGAGGTGGTCGACCTCGACGAGCCGCTCACACCGGAACGCCAGCTGGAGACCCTCAACGGCCTGTACCGGCAGCTCATCGCCACCCTGGAGGAGATCCTCCCCCTGCTCGGGCTGGTGCTGTTCGGCGACCCGAAGGTGGCGCGCCGTTTCTACCGCAAGCACTTCACCGTCGCGATGGACCGGCTGGCCGAGGCCTGGCGCGAGGTGGAGGACAGGTACGGCTTCGAGTTCGAGTCGCCGGACATCTCCGCCCGGGCCGTCATGGGCATCGCGCTCGTGCTCGCGCTGGAAAGCCGGCACAACGACCTGTTCAACAAGGACCGAGCCGTCACCCTGGTCTCCCAGAGCACGGTGAAGGGCTTTTTCCCGACCCTTGAGCCGACCCGCCGCCGCCGCTAA
- a CDS encoding ImmA/IrrE family metallo-endopeptidase gives MTVAWSIVDVPAVWVTRFDFVRTEGQIMPECPAGDRSPARAHQVRRSFVPTECAAGAHTGGGGVALGPRLARSRPERSAMTDQIDVAPSMLRWARERSGRPLNDLAARFPRLAEWESGAASPTMRQLEDYAQATYAPFGYFFLPEPPVERLPIPDFRTVANGPVRAPSPDLLDTIYACEQRQAWYRQYAEERDHRPVKLVGSQAIGVAPEIAAAAIRDVLGFSVARRADFPNWARAFDGLREHAEQAGILVMINGVVGNNTHRKLNPDEFRGFCLVDEYAPVVFVNGADTKAAQIFTLAHELAHVTLGGSAVSEPDLGRLDEGNDVERWCNEVAAELLVPAGSLRAEYESGADLTLELDRLARLYKVSTLVILRRIRDAGLMTRGDFRAAYQTELRRVLSLAARGTPGGNFYATKPMRVSRVFARALLTDTAEGRTTHRDALRLLGIKKVSTFEELGHRLGIA, from the coding sequence TTGACCGTCGCCTGGTCCATCGTTGACGTGCCCGCGGTGTGGGTGACCCGGTTCGATTTCGTACGCACGGAAGGTCAGATCATGCCGGAATGCCCCGCCGGTGACCGAAGTCCCGCGCGTGCTCATCAGGTCCGAAGAAGCTTTGTGCCGACCGAGTGCGCGGCCGGCGCGCACACTGGTGGCGGCGGTGTGGCGCTTGGGCCGCGCCTGGCCAGGAGCAGGCCTGAGAGGAGCGCGATGACCGACCAGATCGACGTCGCCCCCTCGATGCTGCGGTGGGCCCGTGAGCGTTCCGGCCGACCGCTGAACGATCTGGCGGCGCGGTTCCCCAGGCTGGCCGAGTGGGAATCCGGCGCGGCCTCGCCCACGATGCGCCAGCTCGAGGACTACGCGCAGGCGACCTACGCGCCCTTCGGCTACTTCTTCCTGCCCGAACCGCCGGTCGAGCGGCTACCCATCCCGGACTTCCGGACGGTCGCGAACGGGCCGGTACGCGCGCCGAGCCCCGACCTACTCGACACCATCTATGCCTGCGAGCAGCGCCAGGCGTGGTATCGCCAGTACGCCGAGGAACGCGACCACAGGCCGGTGAAGCTTGTTGGCAGCCAGGCCATCGGCGTCGCTCCGGAGATCGCCGCTGCGGCCATCCGGGATGTTCTCGGGTTCAGCGTCGCGCGCCGGGCCGACTTCCCAAACTGGGCGCGCGCCTTCGACGGACTGCGCGAACACGCCGAGCAGGCCGGCATTCTCGTCATGATCAACGGTGTCGTCGGAAACAACACCCACCGGAAGTTGAACCCCGACGAATTCCGCGGCTTCTGCCTGGTCGACGAGTACGCGCCCGTCGTCTTCGTGAACGGAGCGGACACCAAGGCCGCGCAGATCTTCACGCTCGCCCATGAGCTCGCGCATGTCACGCTCGGCGGCTCGGCCGTGTCGGAGCCGGATCTCGGCCGCCTCGACGAGGGCAACGACGTCGAACGGTGGTGCAACGAGGTCGCCGCGGAGCTGCTCGTCCCCGCCGGTTCCCTTCGCGCCGAATACGAGTCCGGCGCCGACCTCACACTGGAACTCGACCGCCTGGCTCGTCTCTACAAGGTCAGCACCCTAGTGATCCTGCGGCGCATCCGGGACGCCGGCCTCATGACCCGGGGCGACTTCCGCGCCGCCTACCAAACGGAGCTGCGCCGCGTGCTCAGTCTCGCGGCGCGCGGCACCCCCGGCGGCAATTTCTATGCGACGAAGCCCATGCGGGTGAGCCGGGTCTTCGCCCGGGCACTGCTCACCGACACGGCCGAGGGCCGGACCACTCATCGAGACGCGCTCCGCCTGCTGGGCATCAAGAAGGTCTCCACCTTCGAGGAGCTGGGCCACCGGCTCGGGATCGCCTGA